A genomic window from Clostridium aceticum includes:
- a CDS encoding alkaline phosphatase family protein, which produces MRSNLMKYSRVLLMLLLINSLLMGCSTTTVEHQGYIPSFKVIGDVEEVLMIRSKEGFSLKEIEIDGETRQVLTLKELLHKAKPMTENIEILLVGQDGLMAKIDGGRVETCYINLSEENAWEFINPNHPISSNIKKVKEVVVISKDEDWDYGFNVITGEENIMNITAGQMYTMPKTLYANFHGTSSLDKEGHVYETTIYTEEKVIRLRDLVDISEGQRLLAVGDVGQYKFINADGYLKMVDNRIDLYEKDGKSKITDARGIMIDPPQVSIMDTYYDASHFLTKDEKVLILFLDGFGYHQYVYAMEKGYAPFLKELELAQKATTVYQSVTNAGFAAMITGRPPYESGVYSRSQRDLKVPSIFAVAKDLDKKSVLIEGDIKILNTEIEPLLNRDENNNGITCDEVYATALSHMDNEYDFMFIHFHGIDDMGHSYGDMHEVTLEMIKETDAYVRELVERWSGKVVITSDHGMHTTPEAERGGNHGSFRHEDMIVPYIVTEGRGRS; this is translated from the coding sequence ATGAGGAGCAATTTAATGAAGTATAGCAGGGTGCTATTGATGTTACTTCTTATCAATAGTCTATTGATGGGATGTAGCACAACAACGGTAGAGCACCAGGGATATATACCTTCTTTTAAGGTAATAGGAGATGTAGAAGAAGTTTTGATGATAAGAAGTAAGGAAGGTTTTTCCTTAAAAGAGATAGAAATTGATGGAGAGACAAGGCAAGTTTTGACACTCAAAGAACTGTTACACAAAGCAAAGCCCATGACAGAAAATATAGAAATTTTATTGGTAGGGCAGGATGGTTTGATGGCTAAAATTGACGGAGGAAGAGTTGAAACTTGTTATATCAACCTATCTGAAGAAAACGCATGGGAATTCATTAATCCTAATCATCCTATCAGCAGTAACATAAAAAAAGTAAAGGAAGTAGTGGTGATATCAAAAGACGAAGATTGGGATTATGGTTTCAACGTGATTACAGGTGAAGAAAACATCATGAATATTACTGCAGGCCAAATGTATACCATGCCCAAAACCCTTTATGCCAACTTTCATGGAACTTCTTCTCTTGATAAAGAAGGACATGTTTATGAAACCACTATTTATACTGAAGAAAAGGTCATAAGACTTAGAGACTTAGTAGATATCTCAGAGGGTCAAAGATTATTGGCTGTAGGGGATGTAGGACAATACAAATTTATAAATGCAGATGGTTATCTTAAAATGGTAGACAACAGAATTGATTTATATGAAAAGGATGGTAAAAGCAAAATAACCGATGCTAGAGGAATCATGATAGATCCTCCTCAAGTCAGCATCATGGATACTTATTATGATGCTAGCCACTTTTTAACAAAGGATGAAAAAGTACTTATTTTATTTTTAGATGGCTTTGGTTATCACCAATATGTGTATGCCATGGAGAAGGGTTATGCTCCTTTTCTAAAGGAACTAGAACTAGCTCAAAAGGCGACAACAGTCTATCAGTCGGTAACCAACGCTGGATTTGCCGCCATGATAACAGGAAGACCTCCTTATGAAAGTGGTGTTTACTCAAGAAGCCAAAGGGATTTAAAAGTTCCCAGCATATTTGCTGTAGCGAAGGACTTAGATAAAAAAAGTGTGCTGATTGAAGGTGATATAAAAATTCTTAACACTGAAATTGAACCTTTGCTAAATAGAGATGAGAATAATAATGGTATTACCTGTGACGAAGTTTATGCAACTGCATTAAGTCATATGGATAATGAATATGATTTTATGTTTATTCACTTTCATGGTATTGACGATATGGGACATAGCTATGGTGATATGCATGAAGTAACACTAGAAATGATAAAAGAGACAGATGCTTATGTAAGAGAACTAGTAGAACGCTGGAGTGGAAAAGTAGTTATTACCTCGGATCATGGTATGCATACTACCCCTGAGGCAGAACGGGGAGGAAATCATGGTTCTTTTCGGCATGAGGATATGATCGTACCTTATATTGTTACAGAAGGGAGAGGGAGAAGTTGA
- a CDS encoding energy-coupling factor ABC transporter ATP-binding protein, with protein sequence MIYPIEVKNLYYQYAGKEESILRGINLQIRKGEVVGIVGLSGNGKSTLCYCMCGIIPHIYKGKLKGEALLFGEPVKNMDLAAVATKVGVVFQDPDTQLFSPTIEDEIAFGPENLCLSREEISERVSEAIDLVGMGKYRYSNPYHLSGGQKQLIALASILSLKPEILIFDEAMAQIDTEGRKLIKEKIVALKNTGKTILMVEHDFSNLDIADRIMVLKDGKLEVFQGKL encoded by the coding sequence ATGATTTATCCTATAGAGGTAAAAAATCTCTATTATCAATATGCGGGCAAAGAAGAAAGTATCTTGAGAGGTATAAATTTACAGATTAGAAAAGGTGAAGTGGTAGGAATTGTAGGACTAAGTGGTAATGGAAAAAGTACCCTTTGCTATTGCATGTGTGGTATTATCCCTCATATTTACAAAGGCAAACTTAAAGGAGAGGCATTATTATTTGGCGAGCCTGTAAAGAATATGGATTTAGCTGCTGTAGCTACGAAGGTGGGGGTTGTTTTTCAAGACCCTGATACACAGCTTTTTTCCCCTACTATCGAAGATGAAATCGCCTTTGGTCCAGAAAATTTGTGCTTAAGTAGAGAGGAAATCAGCGAGAGGGTTTCAGAAGCTATAGATTTAGTAGGCATGGGAAAATATAGATACAGCAATCCCTATCATTTATCAGGAGGGCAAAAACAACTGATTGCTCTAGCCAGCATATTGAGTCTAAAACCAGAAATTCTGATCTTTGATGAGGCAATGGCTCAAATTGATACAGAAGGAAGAAAACTCATTAAAGAAAAGATCGTAGCACTAAAAAACACAGGCAAAACCATTCTTATGGTAGAACATGATTTTTCTAACTTAGATATAGCTGATAGAATTATGGTACTAAAAGACGGGAAGCTGGAAGTGTTTCAAGGTAAACTGTAG
- a CDS encoding energy-coupling factor transporter transmembrane component T family protein, whose translation MRIPEKALDPRVKVIMVLSLSSLAVLIKNIYILAGILLISILLSVIFNSPILSVLKKLKRILWIFIFLVFIQSLFHPHGSSLIHIGSITLITREGMIKGIQLILRMLIIISSATIMATNNSREVVQGLVQWKVPYEIAFMVSIAIRFLPTFTEEIKDVVTAIQLRGIELEKIPWRKRIKIYSYVLMPIVANSLIKARKLSTAMEMKGFGIYNKRTSYHLLKMRWIDYAVILLTITTFTVILRLNYL comes from the coding sequence TTGAGGATACCAGAAAAAGCTTTAGATCCTAGAGTCAAGGTTATAATGGTGCTTAGTCTTTCTTCCTTAGCGGTATTGATAAAAAATATCTATATATTAGCAGGTATTCTATTGATTTCTATTCTACTGTCTGTTATCTTCAATAGCCCTATTCTATCAGTACTTAAAAAGCTGAAAAGAATTTTATGGATTTTTATTTTTCTTGTATTTATACAAAGTCTTTTTCATCCTCACGGCTCTAGCCTTATTCATATAGGCAGTATTACACTTATTACTAGAGAAGGAATGATCAAGGGGATTCAGTTAATATTAAGAATGTTAATTATTATTTCCTCCGCCACCATTATGGCTACCAATAATTCAAGAGAAGTGGTTCAAGGTCTGGTACAGTGGAAGGTTCCTTATGAAATTGCCTTTATGGTATCCATAGCTATTAGATTTCTACCTACCTTTACAGAGGAAATAAAGGATGTGGTAACAGCTATTCAGCTAAGAGGTATAGAACTGGAAAAAATCCCATGGAGAAAACGAATCAAAATATATTCGTATGTTTTAATGCCAATTGTAGCTAACTCCTTGATCAAGGCCAGAAAACTGTCGACAGCCATGGAAATGAAAGGTTTTGGGATCTATAATAAGAGAACTAGTTATCATTTATTAAAAATGCGGTGGATAGACTATGCAGTTATCTTGCTTACCATAACAACTTTTACAGTAATTTTGCGATTAAACTATTTGTAG
- the mobB gene encoding molybdopterin-guanine dinucleotide biosynthesis protein B, with amino-acid sequence MKVFSVRGITQSGKTTTIENIIKELKKRRYSVGSVKDIHFEEFAIDQEGTNTYRHRRAGSELVTARGHYETDILFPEKLNVEEILRFYNQDFVVLEGVEDTNAPKIITAHDVKEVEERIDGTVFAISGRIANTLQEYKGVPVINAMSDVEKLVDLIEEKVYEKLPEFSGECCCACGYSCRELGIKILKGEAKREDCILGEENIKLSINQQEISMVPFVQKILYNAVMGVVAELEGYHKGSNIQIKVGER; translated from the coding sequence ATGAAGGTTTTTTCTGTGAGAGGGATTACTCAGTCTGGGAAGACAACAACCATTGAAAATATAATCAAAGAACTAAAAAAAAGAAGATATTCTGTTGGCAGCGTCAAGGACATTCATTTCGAGGAGTTTGCTATAGACCAAGAAGGTACTAACACCTATCGCCATCGCAGGGCAGGCTCAGAACTTGTGACTGCTAGGGGACATTATGAAACCGACATATTATTTCCTGAGAAATTAAATGTCGAAGAAATACTACGGTTTTATAATCAAGACTTTGTGGTGCTAGAGGGGGTAGAAGACACCAATGCACCGAAGATTATTACAGCCCATGATGTGAAAGAAGTCGAAGAAAGAATAGATGGTACGGTATTTGCCATATCCGGTAGAATAGCCAATACACTACAGGAATATAAAGGTGTTCCTGTCATCAATGCAATGTCAGATGTAGAAAAGCTGGTGGATTTGATCGAAGAGAAGGTCTATGAAAAACTTCCTGAATTTTCAGGGGAATGTTGCTGTGCTTGTGGTTATAGCTGTAGGGAATTAGGTATTAAGATTTTAAAAGGAGAGGCGAAAAGAGAAGATTGTATTCTTGGTGAGGAAAATATTAAGCTATCTATCAATCAACAAGAAATTTCAATGGTTCCCTTTGTACAAAAAATTCTTTATAACGCTGTTATGGGGGTTGTAGCAGAGTTGGAAGGTTACCATAAAGGTTCAAATATACAGATAAAGGTTGGAGAAAGATGA
- a CDS encoding molybdopterin-dependent oxidoreductase: MKKIIPIVIAVLIIVVGISAYLNRGYVKDKQTMVENASISLKEKGEEVSIVDLAWIEDLQPIEFEANLKSSGKDPVEHIYKGVPLSKVLMSKNLSIEDKEQVIVRSIDGYTVALGIEEVMQEDNVYIAYERDGEALGKKEEGGSGPYQIIIRKDPFSQRWTKFVVEVELQ, from the coding sequence TTGAAGAAAATCATTCCTATTGTTATCGCAGTGTTAATAATCGTTGTAGGCATTAGCGCTTATCTAAATAGAGGGTATGTAAAAGATAAACAAACTATGGTGGAAAATGCCTCCATATCACTGAAGGAGAAGGGGGAAGAAGTAAGTATAGTAGACTTAGCATGGATAGAAGATTTGCAGCCTATAGAGTTTGAAGCAAATTTGAAAAGCAGCGGCAAAGATCCTGTGGAGCATATCTACAAAGGGGTGCCTTTAAGTAAAGTGTTGATGTCAAAAAACTTGTCTATAGAGGATAAAGAACAGGTGATTGTTCGCTCTATAGACGGTTATACAGTGGCATTGGGGATAGAAGAGGTAATGCAGGAAGACAACGTTTATATTGCCTACGAAAGAGATGGAGAAGCCTTGGGGAAAAAGGAGGAAGGAGGCAGCGGACCCTACCAAATCATCATACGAAAAGATCCCTTCAGCCAGCGTTGGACGAAATTTGTAGTAGAGGTGGAACTACAATGA
- a CDS encoding energy-coupling factor ABC transporter ATP-binding protein, which translates to MGYLTLKNVDFAYGKSDFIIKNTSLQLFQEDFTAVVGPNGSGKTTLGKLMAGLLKPQNGTVMIDGTDSNSMSLGAIGKRVGYLFQNPEKQIFAPTVYEELTFPLEIKGTEKKVVERKAKEAMEVFQISHLSKAFPFTLSQGEKQRLALAAIFIHEPKFLILDEPTTGLDKERKVVLSGILKNFQHEGVGMVVISHDEAFVEEHATRVIKMMGGKIIEDTRKSFRS; encoded by the coding sequence TTGGGTTATTTAACTTTAAAAAATGTAGATTTTGCCTATGGAAAAAGTGATTTCATTATAAAAAACACTTCTCTACAATTATTTCAAGAGGATTTTACCGCTGTTGTAGGGCCAAATGGCAGCGGTAAGACCACCTTGGGAAAATTAATGGCAGGGCTTTTAAAACCTCAAAACGGTACAGTGATGATTGATGGTACAGACAGCAATAGCATGTCTTTAGGAGCTATTGGCAAGAGAGTAGGTTATCTATTTCAGAATCCTGAAAAACAGATTTTTGCTCCAACGGTGTATGAGGAATTAACTTTTCCTTTAGAGATAAAGGGCACGGAAAAAAAGGTCGTAGAAAGAAAGGCAAAGGAAGCAATGGAGGTTTTTCAAATAAGTCATTTGTCAAAAGCTTTTCCCTTTACTTTGAGTCAAGGAGAAAAGCAAAGATTGGCTTTAGCTGCTATCTTTATTCACGAACCTAAGTTTTTAATCTTAGACGAACCTACTACTGGATTAGATAAGGAGCGGAAGGTAGTCCTTTCAGGGATTCTGAAAAATTTTCAGCATGAAGGTGTGGGTATGGTGGTAATAAGTCACGATGAAGCCTTTGTAGAAGAGCATGCTACCCGTGTTATAAAAATGATGGGAGGTAAAATCATTGAGGATACCAGAAAAAGCTTTAGATCCTAG